The following proteins come from a genomic window of Trifolium pratense cultivar HEN17-A07 linkage group LG4, ARS_RC_1.1, whole genome shotgun sequence:
- the LOC123924377 gene encoding hsp70 nucleotide exchange factor FES1-like, translating into MAKEGPNWDGLLKWSIANSDGTRQPRNLSEEDRKWFMEAMQAQTVDIVKRMKEITLVMKTPDQELENQGVTPADIEDMLDELQEHVESIDFANDLHTIGGLVPLLAYLKNSHANIRAKAADVVTTIVQNNPRSQQLVMEANGFEPLVSNFSSDPDVNVRAKALGAISSLIRHNKPGVAAFRLANGYAALKDALTSDNVRFQRKALNLIHYLLLENSSDCNIVKELGLHRLLMHHASSEDADVREAALRGLFELARDTKDSSDASSEDNEKMKQLLEERINAISSMSAEDLGAIREERLLVDSLWSTCFDEPSSLREKGLLVLPGEDAPPSDVASKHFEPPLRGHVGNPNSNKDSNNEKKEAPLLLGP; encoded by the exons ATGGCTAAAGAAGGACCCAATTGGGATGGATTGCTCAAATGGAGTATTGCTAACTCCGATGGAACTCGTCAACCTCGCAATTTAag TGAGGAGGATCGGAAATGGTTTATGGAAGCAATGCAAGCACAGACTGTTGATATTGTAAAACGTATGAAAGAGATTACACTTGTAATGAAGACTCCTGATCAAGAACTGGAAAACCAAGGGGTTACCCCTGCAGATATCGAAG ATATGTTGGATGAGTTGCAAGAGCACGTTGAATCAATTGACTTTGCTAATG ATCTCCACACAATTGGTGGGTTGGTTCCTCTTCTTGCCTACCTCAAGAACTCTCATGCTAACATTCGAGCTAAGGCAGCTGATGTTGTGACCACAATAGTCCAAAATAATCCTCGAAGTCAGCAACTTGTTATGGAAGCAAATGGCTTTGAACCACTTGTTTCTAATTTCAGTTCTGATCCTGATGTGAATGTTCGAGCCAAAGCGCTGGGTGCAATATCAT CACTAATTCGTCACAACAAACCTGGCGTCGCTGCATTTCGCCTAGCAAATGGTTATGCAGCCTTAAAAGATGCGTTGACCTCTGACAATGTTAGATTTCAAAG GAAGGCTCTCAACTTGATCCATTACTTATTGCTTGAGAATAGTTCAGACTGCAACATTGTGAAGGAGCTAGGGCTCCATCGTTTATTGATGCACCATGCTTCTAGTGAAGACGCAGATGTCCGTGAAGCTGCACTCCGTGGCCTCTTTGAGCTTGCTCGCGATACAAAAGATAGCTCTGATGCCTCTTCAGAAGATAATGAGAAAATGAAGCAACTTCTTGAAGAACGAATAAACGCCATAAGTTCAATGTCAGCTGAGGATCTTGGAGCGATTAGGGAGGAAAGGCTGCTTGTAGACTCCCTTTGGAGCACATGCTTTGATGAGCCGTCTTCACTTCGAGAGAAAGGTCTTCTTGTGCTTCCTGGAGAAGATGCACCTCCTTCTGATGTTGCTAGCAAACACTTTGAACCTCCTCTTAGAGGCCATGTTGGGAATCCTAATTCCAACAAAGATTCAAACAATGAAAAGAAAGAGGCACCTTTACTTTTAGGGCCTTAA